In Drosophila miranda strain MSH22 chromosome XR, D.miranda_PacBio2.1, whole genome shotgun sequence, the genomic window AGCTCCACGGAAGCGATCAGCAATCTCAGCGCTGACGCTGGCAGCCGTCTGAAGAATGCCAGCAGGCGATTCGGGTCGAACTTCACCTTGGGGGCAGGGGAGGCCATGGGGACAGAGAAGCGGAGGCTGGAGAAAGCTCCGTGGGAGAGTTTGACCTTGAGCGACGACAGACCATGCCCAACACGGATGTCTTCAATGCGATACAGTTCTCCAGTCCCCTGAACCGGAATGTCGTCGGCGGAGGATTCACCGATCTCCGCGATCAGGCAAAGGTCACTGCCAAAGTCAAAGTTGAGGATCAAGAGGTGCCAGCTGGGGGGGACGGTGCCGGGGATGATGACGGCTGTTATGAGGTGCCCAAGGTGCAGGGTAAGCCCCCCAGCTACGATGAGGCACTGAGGGCACGTCCCTCCCCACCTCCCCCGCTGGCCAAAAATCTCTCTCAGGAGCAGGTCCAGCTACGGACGCAGCAGCGTCCCCCGATCCGCGGAGATGACGCAACGACGTCGTCTCCGCCATCGTCCCTGCCAATGCCCGCGTTCCCTCCGCCGCGCCTCTCCCAACAGCCGGAGCGGTTCCGGCTGGACGCACTGCAGCCGCCCGTGCGGCAGAAGCGCCGCAAGAACTACGAGCACATCGAGCTGCGACGTCCCCCCGTGGACTCCGCCGAGCTGAAGGAACTGAATCGGGCAGCGGCGGTAGCGGAGCGAGAGGAATCGCTGCTAATCTGCGCCAAGATTGCCGCCGAAGAGGCGAGGGCCCCAAAGCCAGAGCGCAGCGATTCCTGGCAGTTCTACGGCGAGGATGTCGATTCGCAGCAGGGAGAAGAGGTGCAGGAAGAAGACTCCTCCCGGGAACCGGTCTATGCCAACCAGGAAGCCACCTACGGGAAGCTCTTCGAGATGGCCACCGCGGGGAGCAGTCGCGGCTGCAACTTGTTGACCcccaaccagcagcagcagcaaaaccagcagcagcaagagcTGGCCTGCATCAGCGAAGATGGGGAGCTGGACAGCAACGACGGAGCCGTCGGTGGATGGTCCGCGCCCCAGGAGCTGATCGAGGAGTTCGATCCATTAATGAGCAGCAAGTGCTCGACGCTGGAGCGTTCCAACAAGAGCAACGAGCTGCTACTGCTCGAGCACCTACTGGAGGAGGACACCTACGGCACTGTGAAACAAGAGCGGGATCAGGACGATGTCAGCATGTGCACCTCCGAGGAGGAGCCGCCTAGTGGATGTGCGGCCACGACAAGTGGTCGCCAGCCCCAGATCGTGCACCAAAATGCCCAGCTGCTGAACGACAGCCTGGAGCATATGCTGGACCGCGAGCAGGAGCAGTTGGAGGCACGTGCCAGGCCCTATCTGAGCAAGATACCCGAGGGGACCGCCAACAGATCCATGGTGGACTTGGCCAGCGCCTCGAGAAATCGCACCAATTGGTTTGTGGCAGACGGTTCTCCAGTCAcaaccacagccacagtcacctccacctccacgtccagcagcagcacaaagTCAGCACTACCAATCGAAGGCGACAGCCCACCCACCTACCTGGAGGCCATTGGAGGAACAGGAACCAGCGGACAGACCGCCCCTGTCAGTATCGAGTCTCGTTCTACGCTTAGCTCTCGTCTGCGGAAGACGATAACCACCTTCTCGAGCGTCAAGCTGCGCATGGATGTGATGAAGAGGCGCTCCAGCTTTAAGGCGGGGGCCCAGAGGCAGTCGGAGGTGAAGGTGGCCCTGCAGATGGTTCCCCGGCCCAGTCTGTCGCCGCTTCTGGTGCGCTACGAAGGTCCCCTTGTGCGGTTTCCCTCGGGCGTGGTCGAAGATATACTTAAGGAGATGCAGAACCGAAAGGCCATACTCAGGGACCGCCAGTTCCAGACATTTCTCGACCAGGAGATGAAGACGCCAAGGGAGTCGATACCCTTGGACACCATAACCACGCTGCAGTGCGTCAGCAACAATCGCGTCACGGACACGGCGACCCACTTTTACTGCTTCGAGATCACGACATCTCAGCCGAAAAACGgaggcaacggcaacggagTAAGCGACAGCATGTCCTCGAATCCCAATCTGGTGATGACCAGCAGCTCGTCAGGGAACGTCAAGCAGCAGCGGGTTTCCCATCTGTATGGCGTGGGCAAGGAGTCCGAGAGGGGCGTCTGGATGCAGAAGATCCTTGAGAGTCTCACCAACAGTATGCCTGTCAAGTACACATGCCACTATTACCGCGCGGGCTGGTGCTACCTAAAGGTGGGTGAAGCGTTAAGCTCCTCCCTGAGACCCCATGCCTAATGCGTTGcattccgttccgttccgtttcaGAACTCTATCACGTCAGAGTGGAGTGGCACCTGGTTGGTGCTTCGCAAGAGCCAGCGACGTCTCATCTTCGTGAGCGAGGCCACTGGGAATGTGGAGAAAATGGACTTGCGCAAGGCGCGATGCATAGGTGCTATATAAGAGCTATGTAAGAGCTataaaataacatttaattgCATTTCTATCCCTCTAAAATAGTGCTCAAGGAGAGTGACGAGTCCATCGACAACCTGCACGTGGGGATCGGGCCAATGCTGATGATTGACTGTCCGCCGTATGCTGTCTACATGATCATGAGCTCGGCACGAGAGACAAAGATCTGGCGTCACATCATTCGGGAAGTGGCACACAACAACGGCTTTTCGCTGGGGGATCAGCAGTTGACGCGGTACGATGTGCCCGTGATAGTGGATAAGTGCATTAACTTTGTGTACATCCACGGGTCCATGTCGGAGGGGATCTATCGCAAATCAGGCTCGGAGAACTCCATGCACAAGCTGATGAGCGCC contains:
- the LOC117185881 gene encoding LOW QUALITY PROTEIN: uncharacterized protein LOC117185881 (The sequence of the model RefSeq protein was modified relative to this genomic sequence to represent the inferred CDS: inserted 1 base in 1 codon), producing MEQAPRPVPAPRRLCTELRPANYENIEIKPSNNNNNNNTIISFKKLNINAENLHGNCAEKKLPASGQNKLQVLQENSAEQQQPIYGPDANENVPTEPIYAAPRPAPRQRLPPEELPQEPQVELDVDAVPLRAVRTAPQVPPKPPILEQRLSICSEMEQQGDATASSLYGSNASLDCCSQGSQSGMFKSQSPGYVDDVDGVDQRGQPFPEDFSDPGTPPPTPTPPPPSTSSSTSLDQSSSCDQEQDHDREDDKNLLRSLGTTSKLLGEAIGERITFKAKGAKKRLDRNLRSSTEAISNLSADAGSRLKNASRRFGSNFTLGAGEXHGDREAEAGESSVGEFDLERRQTMPNTDVFNAIQFSSPLNRNVVGGGFTDLRDQAKVTAKVKVEDQEVPAGGDGAGDDDGCYEVPKVQGKPPSYDEALRARPSPPPPLAKNLSQEQVQLRTQQRPPIRGDDATTSSPPSSLPMPAFPPPRLSQQPERFRLDALQPPVRQKRRKNYEHIELRRPPVDSAELKELNRAAAVAEREESLLICAKIAAEEARAPKPERSDSWQFYGEDVDSQQGEEVQEEDSSREPVYANQEATYGKLFEMATAGSSRGCNLLTPNQQQQQNQQQQELACISEDGELDSNDGAVGGWSAPQELIEEFDPLMSSKCSTLERSNKSNELLLLEHLLEEDTYGTVKQERDQDDVSMCTSEEEPPSGCAATTSGRQPQIVHQNAQLLNDSLEHMLDREQEQLEARARPYLSKIPEGTANRSMVDLASASRNRTNWFVADGSPVTTTATVTSTSTSSSSTKSALPIEGDSPPTYLEAIGGTGTSGQTAPVSIESRSTLSSRLRKTITTFSSVKLRMDVMKRRSSFKAGAQRQSEVKVALQMVPRPSLSPLLVRYEGPLVRFPSGVVEDILKEMQNRKAILRDRQFQTFLDQEMKTPRESIPLDTITTLQCVSNNRVTDTATHFYCFEITTSQPKNGGNGNGVSDSMSSNPNLVMTSSSSGNVKQQRVSHLYGVGKESERGVWMQKILESLTNSMPVKYTCHYYRAGWCYLKNSITSEWSGTWLVLRKSQRRLIFVSEATGNVEKMDLRKARCIVLKESDESIDNLHVGIGPMLMIDCPPYAVYMIMSSARETKIWRHIIREVAHNNGFSLGDQQLTRYDVPVIVDKCINFVYIHGSMSEGIYRKSGSENSMHKLMSAFRADAFNVEITRNEYNEHDVANVLKRFMRDLPERLLGKLTDSFVFVTELNLAAEKIPIYRELLARLSPIEHETLRRIVGHLVFISSQQTKNKMSVQNLTMIWGPTLLAKKSDELIYSQKEADVLSDLILLYKNLFPVSADEIKREQAMLACLQKYYAAAETLKDAVKQSGDIKIWISLNPNPDNITEEKMQVNATISPTKTAYELCREYSVKMQLPTHQLTLYEVILNGSLERPLHHDTKVFDVILNWSYWPEEDRKHNYLMVRPIEMLREIQRAIKNLATVTPGKELRFADNRTKTFKSLQCELRDGKIVISKKDKNDKTTIIREIFLQSCTAYVGCERKRDFPWSWAITFVERTQAQIMRSRDAPYIGHVLAGSEWVDRTIWYSSIWYCLYGDNILPPAEIILK